In a genomic window of Streptomyces noursei ATCC 11455:
- a CDS encoding transposase — translation MHTTDATVPDVKATTGIQQRLAERNLAPGEHYLDAGYPSADLVTAAAKNGITMITPLMADHSPQAKAGAGYAKGEFRIDWKSRTVCCPEGSTSIGWHPVTQHGHDAIVVEFDRWDCRACPAQKRCTTSARGSRMLTLRPKEAHDTLTRARTEQKTKTWKDTYALRAGIEGTINQTLDVTGLRRARYRGLPKVRLQHAFSATAINVVRLDAYWTDQPLGRQRTSRLERLAYQLTT, via the coding sequence GTGCACACCACCGACGCGACCGTGCCGGATGTGAAGGCCACCACCGGCATCCAGCAGCGCTTGGCCGAGCGCAACCTCGCCCCGGGCGAGCACTACCTCGATGCCGGCTACCCCTCGGCTGACCTGGTCACCGCAGCCGCGAAGAACGGCATCACCATGATCACCCCGCTGATGGCCGACCACTCCCCGCAAGCCAAGGCCGGTGCCGGATACGCCAAGGGTGAGTTCCGCATCGACTGGAAGTCCCGAACCGTCTGCTGTCCCGAAGGATCCACCAGCATCGGCTGGCATCCCGTCACCCAGCACGGACACGACGCCATCGTCGTCGAGTTCGACCGATGGGACTGCCGGGCCTGCCCCGCACAGAAACGATGCACCACCTCGGCCCGCGGCTCCCGCATGCTCACCCTCCGCCCGAAAGAAGCCCACGACACCCTCACCCGAGCCCGCACCGAACAGAAGACCAAGACCTGGAAGGACACATACGCGCTGAGGGCGGGTATCGAGGGCACGATCAACCAGACCCTGGACGTCACCGGCCTGCGTAGGGCCCGCTACCGCGGCCTGCCGAAAGTCCGCCTCCAGCACGCCTTCTCCGCCACCGCAATCAACGTGGTGCGGCTGGACGCCTACTGGACCGACCAACCCCTCGGCCGCCAACGCACCAGCCGCCTCGAACGCCTCGCCTACCAACTCACCACATAG
- a CDS encoding transposase family protein has product MCRQSATVCLVKSVSLSGCSGLPLAERLVRLPDPRQRRGRRHPFVVVLLVAALAVVAGARSYTAIGQWARSRVDRVLGRSGALQPHLHSRRKR; this is encoded by the coding sequence ATGTGCCGTCAGTCTGCCACTGTTTGCTTGGTCAAGTCCGTCTCGCTGTCGGGGTGTTCGGGCCTGCCGTTGGCGGAGCGGCTGGTCAGGTTGCCGGACCCACGCCAGCGTCGTGGCAGGCGTCACCCGTTCGTGGTGGTACTACTGGTCGCGGCCTTGGCCGTCGTGGCCGGCGCACGGTCGTACACCGCGATCGGGCAGTGGGCCCGTAGCCGCGTTGATCGCGTTCTGGGCAGGTCAGGGGCGCTTCAGCCCCACTTGCACTCTCGACGCAAGCGCTAA
- a CDS encoding ISAzo13 family transposase, whose product MGRPEGIEAALTAKFETLFPHLDERQRRLAIGAEARSLGHGGIKLVARAAGVREGTVSRGVRELESGQAPLGRVRREGGGRKRAVDLDQGLRPALLALVEPDMRGDPMSPLRWTVKSTRHLAAELTRQGHRVSADTVAVLLREEGFSLQGNAKTIEGAQHPDRDAQFRYINEQAKQFQAAGDPVVSVDTKKKELVGNYKNAGRQWCREGDPVRVRTHDFPDADLGKAIPYGIYDLAADAGWVSVGTDHDTAAFAVQTLRRWWHAVGRAAYPRSGRLLITADAGGSNGYRTRAWKAELAALALETGLEIAVCHYPPGTSKWNKVEHRLFSHITMNWRGKPLTSHEVIVNSIAATTTRTGLTIRSELDTATYETGVRIGDRQMAALPLDRHAWHGDWNYSLRPEPYAQVSDVPDPFDQPSPDLAWLCHPALTGLPPAEWDALISTLTALHEEQRETHLDKRRGHRPRIKGGPLTGRRPILTLADRLLAALLHYRHGLPQVTVARLFTVTPETINRRIRDIRQLLDTAGYTVHPADTRLAALEDLQAFAAAAGITCPSEIKTASY is encoded by the coding sequence ATGGGGAGACCGGAGGGGATCGAAGCCGCACTGACCGCGAAGTTCGAGACGCTGTTCCCGCATCTCGACGAGCGTCAACGGCGGCTGGCTATAGGAGCAGAAGCACGGTCACTGGGACACGGCGGGATCAAGCTCGTCGCCCGCGCGGCCGGGGTCCGGGAGGGCACCGTTTCGCGCGGCGTGAGAGAACTTGAGTCCGGCCAGGCACCGTTGGGACGTGTCCGTCGGGAGGGCGGCGGGCGCAAGCGCGCGGTCGATCTCGATCAGGGGCTGCGGCCCGCGCTGCTGGCCCTGGTCGAGCCGGACATGCGTGGGGATCCGATGTCGCCGCTGCGCTGGACGGTGAAGTCGACCCGGCACCTGGCGGCCGAGCTGACGCGGCAGGGCCATCGGGTCTCGGCGGACACGGTTGCCGTGCTGCTGCGGGAGGAGGGCTTCAGCCTCCAGGGCAACGCCAAGACCATCGAGGGCGCCCAGCACCCGGACCGGGACGCACAGTTCCGCTACATCAACGAGCAGGCCAAACAGTTCCAGGCAGCCGGAGATCCGGTGGTCAGCGTGGACACGAAGAAGAAAGAGTTGGTGGGCAACTACAAGAACGCCGGCCGCCAGTGGTGTCGTGAAGGCGATCCGGTCCGGGTCCGTACCCATGACTTTCCCGACGCCGACCTGGGCAAGGCGATCCCATACGGGATCTACGACCTGGCCGCGGATGCTGGCTGGGTCAGCGTCGGCACCGACCACGACACCGCCGCCTTCGCCGTCCAGACGTTGCGCCGCTGGTGGCACGCGGTGGGCCGCGCCGCGTACCCGCGCTCAGGCCGCCTGCTGATCACTGCGGACGCGGGCGGCTCCAACGGCTATCGCACCCGTGCCTGGAAGGCCGAACTCGCCGCGCTGGCCCTGGAGACGGGCCTGGAGATCGCCGTGTGTCACTATCCTCCAGGCACATCAAAATGGAACAAAGTGGAACACCGGCTGTTCTCCCACATCACCATGAACTGGCGAGGCAAGCCCCTGACCAGCCACGAAGTCATCGTGAACAGCATCGCGGCGACCACCACCCGCACCGGCCTGACCATCCGCTCCGAACTCGACACCGCCACCTATGAAACCGGTGTCCGCATCGGCGACCGGCAGATGGCAGCCTTGCCGCTGGACCGTCATGCCTGGCACGGCGACTGGAACTACAGTCTCCGACCCGAGCCGTATGCCCAGGTCAGTGATGTCCCGGACCCGTTCGATCAGCCCAGTCCCGACCTTGCCTGGCTGTGCCACCCGGCCCTGACCGGACTGCCGCCCGCCGAGTGGGATGCGCTGATCTCCACACTCACCGCCCTCCATGAGGAGCAGCGGGAAACGCACCTGGACAAGCGGCGTGGCCACCGACCCCGCATCAAGGGTGGCCCCCTGACAGGCCGTCGTCCCATCCTCACCCTCGCCGACCGCCTACTGGCCGCCCTCCTCCACTACCGGCACGGGCTCCCGCAGGTCACCGTCGCCCGCCTCTTCACCGTCACACCCGAAACCATCAACCGGCGCATCCGCGACATCCGCCAGCTCCTCGACACCGCCGGATACACCGTTCATCCCGCCGACACCCGTCTCGCCGCCCTCGAAGACCTCCAGGCTTTCGCAGCGGCGGCAGGCATCACCTGCCCATCAGAGATCAAGACGGCGAGTTATTGA
- a CDS encoding S53 family peptidase — protein MRIARPRGRAAATTAATAALTVVALATTPLAGTGTAAVPHTKAVPAVAGHQLVHGVGSPLSIAECRAKFKLACYNPLQYRTAYNLNALYRKGITGKGRTIVIVDSFGSPTVQHDLDVYSKQFGIPSTKVNVVKWGNVPAFDPKNPDMTGWAGETTLDVEMAHAVAPDAKIVLVETAVSETEGTTGLPEMMDAERAMIKRGVGDVISQSFGATENTFPGFDKGDFSSIKNLRYAFKEAAKKHVTVLASSGDGGATDNTADGKGFYKERVNSWPSSDPLVTSVGGTQLHLNDQGQRIKPDSVYNDHGAGGGGQSHVFTRPAFQNAVKSTVGDRRGTPDISMTAAVDGGAWIYSSYDPTATGWGITGGTSESAPLFSGIVALADQAAGRRLGNINDALYTLYKRSAHDKSTGIVDINDGTNNSYEGVTGYTAVNGYDMATGVGTVDAARFVPALARASHRG, from the coding sequence ATGCGCATAGCCCGCCCACGTGGACGCGCCGCGGCCACGACGGCCGCAACCGCCGCCCTCACCGTCGTCGCTCTGGCGACCACCCCGCTCGCCGGTACCGGTACCGCCGCAGTGCCGCACACCAAGGCCGTCCCGGCCGTCGCCGGGCACCAGTTGGTGCACGGCGTGGGCAGCCCGCTGTCCATCGCGGAGTGCCGGGCCAAGTTCAAGCTCGCCTGCTACAACCCCCTCCAGTACCGCACGGCGTACAACCTCAACGCGCTGTACAGGAAGGGAATCACGGGCAAGGGCCGCACGATCGTCATCGTGGACTCCTTCGGCTCCCCGACCGTCCAGCACGATCTGGACGTCTACAGCAAGCAGTTCGGCATCCCCAGCACCAAGGTGAACGTGGTCAAGTGGGGCAACGTCCCTGCCTTCGACCCCAAGAACCCCGACATGACCGGCTGGGCCGGCGAGACCACCCTCGACGTCGAGATGGCACACGCCGTGGCGCCCGACGCGAAGATCGTCCTGGTGGAGACGGCGGTCTCCGAGACCGAGGGCACCACCGGTCTGCCGGAGATGATGGACGCCGAGAGAGCCATGATCAAACGTGGCGTCGGCGATGTGATCAGCCAGAGCTTCGGCGCCACCGAGAACACGTTCCCCGGCTTCGACAAGGGTGACTTCTCGAGTATCAAGAACCTGCGGTACGCCTTCAAGGAGGCCGCCAAGAAGCACGTCACCGTCCTCGCCTCCTCCGGTGACGGGGGTGCCACCGACAACACCGCCGACGGGAAGGGCTTCTACAAGGAGCGCGTCAACTCCTGGCCGTCCTCGGACCCGTTGGTCACCTCGGTCGGTGGCACCCAGCTGCACCTGAACGACCAGGGTCAGCGCATCAAGCCGGACAGCGTCTACAACGACCACGGCGCGGGCGGTGGCGGCCAGTCGCACGTCTTCACCCGCCCGGCCTTCCAGAACGCGGTGAAGAGCACCGTGGGCGACCGCCGCGGCACCCCGGACATCTCGATGACCGCCGCCGTCGACGGCGGCGCCTGGATCTACTCCAGCTACGACCCGACCGCCACCGGCTGGGGCATCACCGGCGGCACCAGCGAGTCGGCTCCGCTCTTCTCCGGCATCGTCGCCCTCGCCGACCAGGCCGCCGGCCGCCGCCTCGGCAACATCAACGACGCGCTGTACACGCTCTACAAGCGCTCCGCCCACGACAAGAGCACCGGCATCGTCGACATCAACGACGGTACGAACAACAGCTACGAAGGCGTCACCGGCTACACCGCCGTCAACGGCTACGACATGGCCACCGGCGTCGGCACCGTGGACGCCGCCCGCTTCGTCCCGGCCCTCGCTCGGGCAAGCCACCGCGGCTGA
- a CDS encoding carbohydrate ABC transporter permease, producing MNTAPRTGHAPGRRRRRATANALGLAFSALMAFPLYWMLLTAFRPATEIHADPPHLWPDHLTLEHFRRALSTPTFWANVRSSVLIGVGTVLVSLLIGTLAAFALARFSFAGRKALVLIILGVQMIPLAGLIIPVYLLLSDAGLTDSLPGVILTYLVFMLPFTVWLLRGFIAAVPVELEEAAMTDGCTRLGAFRRVVLPLLAPGLVATSIYALVQAWNEYVLAYVLLSSNDKQTLSIWLLSFQTSFGTDYGGLMAGATLTALPVAVFFALVQRRIGAGLTTGAVKG from the coding sequence GTGAACACAGCCCCACGTACCGGGCACGCCCCCGGCCGCCGACGACGGCGCGCGACGGCGAACGCCCTCGGCCTCGCCTTCAGCGCGCTGATGGCCTTCCCGCTCTACTGGATGCTGCTCACCGCGTTCCGCCCGGCCACCGAGATCCACGCCGATCCGCCGCACCTCTGGCCCGACCACCTGACGCTGGAACACTTCCGCCGCGCCCTGAGCACCCCGACGTTCTGGGCCAACGTCCGCTCCAGCGTCCTGATCGGCGTCGGCACCGTGCTGGTCTCCCTGCTGATCGGCACCCTCGCGGCCTTCGCCCTCGCCCGCTTCTCGTTCGCCGGGCGCAAGGCCCTAGTCCTGATCATCCTCGGCGTCCAGATGATCCCGCTGGCCGGTCTGATCATCCCCGTCTACCTGCTGCTGAGCGACGCCGGACTGACCGACAGCCTGCCCGGCGTCATCCTCACCTACCTCGTCTTCATGCTGCCGTTCACGGTCTGGCTGCTGCGCGGCTTCATCGCCGCCGTCCCGGTGGAGCTGGAGGAGGCCGCGATGACCGACGGCTGCACCCGCCTGGGAGCCTTCCGCCGGGTCGTCCTCCCGCTGCTCGCCCCGGGCCTGGTGGCGACCTCCATCTACGCCCTGGTCCAGGCGTGGAACGAGTACGTCCTCGCCTACGTCCTGCTCTCCAGCAACGACAAGCAGACCCTCAGCATCTGGCTGCTGTCCTTCCAGACCAGCTTCGGCACCGACTACGGCGGACTGATGGCCGGCGCCACCCTCACCGCGCTGCCCGTCGCGGTCTTCTTCGCCCTCGTCCAGCGGCGGATCGGCGCGGGCCTGACCACCGGCGCGGTCAAAGGGTGA
- a CDS encoding carbohydrate ABC transporter permease: MGSVELPGPPRAARPPRPARAPRPRRTIRRRALPYLLIAPTVLALAAVLGYPLVDLVVLSFQDMTRRELFSGATPPWAGLAHYRSILSDGFFWTVVGRTALFTVACVAATMVLSLLVALLMRRVSPWVRTVMTGVLVAVWAMPVMVAASIFRWLSDADYGVVNWLLGLLPGLDFSKHNWFENPWQGFAVITGVVVWGAVPFAALTLQAALSQVPAELEEAALVDGARPGQLFRHVTWPVIKPSAVLVTSLCAIWDFGVFNQIWLMRGGQPEKDYYLLGVYSFIESFAVNRYSAGAAIAVLTVLMLLGGAVVYVRQLVHLGAAE; encoded by the coding sequence GTGGGGAGCGTGGAACTGCCCGGACCGCCCCGCGCCGCCCGGCCGCCGCGACCGGCCCGGGCACCCCGCCCGCGGCGCACCATCCGGCGACGGGCGCTGCCGTATCTGCTGATCGCGCCGACCGTGCTCGCCCTCGCCGCGGTCCTCGGCTACCCGCTCGTCGACCTGGTGGTGCTGTCCTTCCAGGACATGACCCGGCGCGAACTGTTCTCCGGGGCCACGCCGCCGTGGGCCGGGCTGGCCCACTACCGCTCGATCCTCTCCGACGGCTTCTTCTGGACCGTCGTCGGCCGCACCGCCCTGTTCACCGTCGCCTGCGTCGCGGCCACGATGGTGCTGTCGCTCCTGGTGGCGCTGCTGATGCGACGGGTCTCACCATGGGTGCGGACGGTCATGACCGGCGTCCTGGTCGCCGTCTGGGCCATGCCGGTCATGGTCGCCGCCTCCATCTTCCGCTGGCTCTCGGACGCCGACTACGGCGTCGTCAACTGGCTCCTCGGCCTGCTGCCGGGACTCGACTTCAGCAAGCACAACTGGTTCGAGAACCCCTGGCAGGGCTTCGCCGTCATCACCGGCGTGGTGGTCTGGGGCGCCGTCCCGTTCGCCGCGCTGACCCTGCAGGCCGCGCTCAGCCAGGTGCCGGCCGAACTGGAGGAGGCGGCACTGGTCGACGGCGCCCGCCCCGGCCAGCTGTTCCGGCACGTCACCTGGCCGGTGATCAAACCGTCCGCCGTCCTGGTCACCTCGCTGTGCGCCATCTGGGACTTCGGCGTGTTCAACCAGATCTGGCTGATGCGCGGCGGCCAACCGGAGAAGGACTACTACCTTCTCGGCGTCTACTCGTTCATCGAGTCCTTCGCCGTCAACCGCTACAGCGCCGGCGCGGCCATCGCCGTCCTCACCGTCCTGATGCTGCTGGGCGGCGCGGTCGTCTACGTGCGCCAGCTCGTCCACCTGGGAGCGGCCGAGTGA
- a CDS encoding extracellular solute-binding protein — MTVRAITAEVGHSSATVCREMQRIGIPAGSDNPTEEIMAERISRLAAGLGAMVLMGAVAGCGGGRPVAAADRTGELTVWLTVDAQESWPDLVNEVNDRFRRTYPKIKVTVQYQQWTTKNQKIDAALAGRKVPDVIEMGNSETTNYIVNGAFAAVDPAKFDHSAEWLPALRDACRNDGKTYCVPYYVGARVGIYRTDLLAQVGVTRAPRSYTELRADLDKLKAKFGATDKNFSAFYMPGRYWYAAMAFVKDAGGEIAARGKDGRWHGALSSARSVAGLTAWKDLLDSYYTGDRSKDNGDEPAVVGQGKVGMFYGNTWEAKAATDSRSGGDPALHGKFGTFAFPGPSGKMMPSFLGGSTLAVPAKSENQDLAQDWIRLFTDRTSQRRLIAADTLPNNTAQLKEVAADSVNGPAAQAATRGWVTPLAPGWGAVEKSNVLQETLQDIATGKQSVPDAARAADRRIDAVINEN; from the coding sequence GTGACTGTCAGAGCCATCACGGCAGAGGTAGGCCACAGCTCGGCCACCGTGTGCCGGGAGATGCAACGCATCGGCATCCCAGCCGGTTCCGACAACCCGACGGAGGAGATCATGGCCGAGCGCATCTCCCGTTTGGCGGCGGGCCTGGGAGCGATGGTCCTGATGGGCGCGGTAGCAGGCTGCGGTGGCGGCAGACCGGTCGCCGCCGCGGACCGCACGGGGGAGCTCACGGTCTGGCTGACCGTGGACGCCCAGGAGAGCTGGCCGGATCTGGTGAACGAGGTCAACGACCGCTTCCGGAGGACCTATCCCAAGATCAAGGTCACCGTGCAGTACCAGCAGTGGACCACGAAGAACCAGAAGATCGACGCCGCACTGGCCGGACGCAAAGTCCCCGACGTGATCGAAATGGGCAACAGCGAGACCACCAATTACATTGTCAACGGGGCCTTCGCAGCCGTCGATCCGGCGAAATTCGACCACTCCGCCGAATGGCTGCCGGCACTTCGCGACGCCTGCCGGAACGACGGCAAGACCTACTGTGTCCCGTATTACGTCGGTGCCCGGGTGGGAATCTACCGCACCGATCTGCTCGCCCAGGTCGGCGTGACCCGGGCCCCGCGCAGCTATACCGAACTCCGCGCCGATCTCGACAAACTCAAGGCGAAGTTCGGAGCCACCGACAAGAATTTCTCGGCCTTCTACATGCCCGGCCGCTATTGGTACGCGGCGATGGCCTTCGTCAAGGACGCCGGCGGCGAGATAGCGGCGCGCGGAAAAGACGGCCGCTGGCACGGCGCGCTCTCCTCCGCCCGTTCCGTCGCCGGACTCACCGCCTGGAAGGACCTCCTCGACTCCTATTACACCGGCGACCGTTCCAAGGACAACGGCGACGAGCCGGCGGTCGTCGGCCAGGGCAAGGTCGGCATGTTCTACGGCAACACCTGGGAGGCCAAGGCCGCGACCGACAGCAGATCGGGCGGCGACCCGGCGCTGCACGGGAAGTTCGGCACGTTCGCCTTCCCCGGCCCCTCCGGCAAGATGATGCCGTCGTTCCTGGGCGGCTCCACCCTGGCCGTCCCCGCCAAGTCCGAGAACCAGGACCTCGCCCAGGACTGGATCCGGCTGTTCACCGACCGAACCTCCCAGCGCCGCCTGATAGCCGCCGACACCCTCCCCAACAACACCGCCCAGCTCAAGGAAGTGGCCGCAGACAGCGTCAACGGCCCCGCCGCACAGGCCGCCACCCGCGGCTGGGTGACCCCGCTGGCCCCCGGCTGGGGAGCCGTGGAGAAGTCCAACGTCCTCCAGGAGACGCTCCAGGACATCGCGACCGGGAAACAGTCGGTGCCGGACGCCGCGCGGGCCGCGGACCGCCGCATCGACGCCGTGATCAACGAGAACTGA
- a CDS encoding transposase family protein, which translates to MAPGHDVGLDKPGHHDVLRQTPRHRIQPAVAVTLAGDLLAVCAPVPGSRHDIHAWRQSHFPEAFAEREGIGDLGYIGSGLLPPRRKPPGQERSAGDKVANRSDNTLRAAIERAIAHLKNWKILATRYRGPLTRFTLVTKTVTALAFYKKGW; encoded by the coding sequence ATGGCACCTGGTCACGACGTGGGACTGGACAAGCCAGGGCACCACGATGTTCTGCGGCAAACACCGCGACACCGGATTCAACCTGCAGTCGCCGTCACCCTCGCCGGCGACCTCCTCGCAGTCTGCGCCCCCGTGCCCGGCAGCCGGCACGACATCCACGCCTGGCGCCAGTCCCACTTCCCCGAGGCATTCGCCGAACGCGAGGGCATCGGCGACCTGGGCTACATCGGCTCCGGACTGCTCCCACCCAGACGCAAGCCGCCTGGCCAGGAACGATCCGCAGGAGACAAGGTAGCCAACCGCTCCGACAACACGCTCCGAGCCGCAATCGAACGGGCCATCGCACACCTGAAGAACTGGAAGATTCTCGCCACCCGCTACCGCGGCCCCCTCACACGCTTCACTCTCGTCACCAAGACCGTCACCGCCCTCGCTTTCTACAAGAAAGGCTGGTGA
- a CDS encoding MerR family transcriptional regulator translates to MELPMPHSLPNYDNPRHRLLTTKEAAAVAHVTPACIRQWVKRGYLTPTASYRRGKKVHLFLESHILKVERDRRVRQQQASKVTNHPPIDR, encoded by the coding sequence ATGGAGTTACCGATGCCCCACTCCCTGCCCAATTACGATAACCCAAGGCATCGCCTACTGACCACAAAGGAGGCTGCAGCAGTCGCTCATGTCACACCGGCCTGCATTCGACAATGGGTCAAACGGGGCTACTTGACCCCGACAGCAAGCTATCGTCGCGGTAAAAAAGTTCACCTGTTCCTCGAATCTCACATATTGAAAGTCGAACGGGACCGCCGAGTTCGACAACAGCAGGCATCGAAAGTCACAAATCATCCACCCATTGACAGATGA
- a CDS encoding ImmA/IrrE family metallo-endopeptidase: MAEVLTWVMQRRAVLTDHAERLRKELAEIEAEVARLGAAEEVLGQFIETGRTDRADIPGKDAELERFINVPCQIGVSTTLNHEKIMNEGALPSRVESAAFDFDPEIELQRIGVPIQYVPIQGVLAAWEAEQGKVLCSLGLSPIQKRCSLTHELAHIVLKHQRCAYTGKGVTTITSFAQERAAEMWAARKLISPVKLAAARESGLPSVDIARELGVTTRVYRARLLAEQHDEQRWLGTESTDF; the protein is encoded by the coding sequence ATGGCGGAGGTGCTGACCTGGGTGATGCAGCGACGAGCAGTCCTGACCGACCATGCTGAGCGGCTACGCAAAGAGCTCGCGGAGATCGAAGCCGAAGTTGCGCGGCTTGGGGCAGCCGAGGAGGTACTCGGACAGTTCATCGAGACCGGACGCACCGACAGGGCAGATATTCCGGGGAAGGACGCGGAGCTGGAACGGTTCATCAATGTGCCGTGCCAGATTGGAGTGTCTACGACACTGAATCATGAAAAAATTATGAACGAAGGCGCTCTTCCCTCGCGGGTAGAGTCGGCCGCTTTCGATTTCGACCCCGAGATAGAGCTTCAGAGGATAGGCGTCCCTATCCAGTACGTCCCTATCCAAGGCGTCCTTGCAGCCTGGGAAGCCGAACAAGGAAAGGTACTCTGCAGCCTCGGCCTGAGCCCCATCCAAAAGCGCTGTTCCCTCACACATGAACTGGCACACATCGTCCTGAAGCATCAACGCTGCGCTTACACGGGTAAAGGTGTTACAACCATTACATCTTTCGCTCAAGAACGCGCCGCGGAAATGTGGGCTGCACGCAAACTCATCAGCCCCGTAAAGTTGGCCGCAGCCCGCGAATCTGGGCTCCCATCAGTCGACATCGCACGTGAACTCGGAGTTACCACGCGTGTTTACCGCGCACGACTACTAGCCGAGCAGCATGACGAACAACGCTGGCTAGGCACCGAATCCACTGACTTCTGA
- a CDS encoding IS3 family transposase (programmed frameshift), with product MAQKRRKFSPEFRDEAVKMVVVESRPIAEVAREIQVNEGTLGTWVSRYRQEHAGEEPPLNISERARLRELERENRELRMKTEFLGKSCGLLRPGIPVTEKYEFIDGESDNFPVQQMCAWAGVSTSGFYHWRSRPLSATAKRRAELKTVILQVFSDSQETYGYRRVHAALQRMNVQAGAELVRALMRELGLVPCQPRPWRATTIADDAAPATPDLLARDFTADAPGRKLVSDITYVHTWAGLLYLATVIDCHTKAVVGWAMADHMKTSLISDALDMAARNIDLAEGCIFHSDRGSQYTSRELRRKLGSLGLRASVGRTGVCWDNAMAESFFGALKNELVHRTTFPTLAHAHRAIVRYIEMFYNRKRLHSGLGYKTPAEVHAEYEELQAVT from the exons GTGGCACAGAAGCGTAGGAAGTTCAGTCCCGAATTTCGGGACGAGGCGGTCAAGATGGTGGTTGTGGAGTCCCGCCCGATCGCTGAGGTCGCCCGAGAGATACAGGTGAACGAGGGAACGCTGGGCACCTGGGTCAGCCGGTACCGGCAAGAGCACGCCGGTGAGGAGCCCCCGTTGAACATCAGCGAACGTGCCCGCCTTCGCGAATTGGAACGTGAGAACCGGGAACTCCGTATGAAGACCGAGTTCCTGG GGAAAAGCTGCGGCCTTCTTCGCCCAGGAATACCGGTGACGGAGAAGTACGAGTTCATCGACGGCGAGTCTGACAACTTTCCCGTGCAGCAGATGTGCGCCTGGGCGGGAGTGTCCACGTCGGGCTTTTACCATTGGAGATCGAGGCCATTGTCGGCCACGGCGAAGCGCCGTGCAGAACTGAAGACCGTCATCCTCCAGGTCTTCTCTGACTCGCAAGAGACCTACGGCTACCGGCGTGTCCACGCCGCGCTCCAGCGAATGAACGTGCAGGCCGGAGCAGAACTGGTCCGCGCGCTGATGCGCGAGCTCGGTCTGGTGCCGTGCCAGCCGCGGCCCTGGCGGGCGACCACGATCGCCGATGATGCGGCGCCGGCCACGCCAGACCTTCTGGCCCGTGACTTCACCGCTGACGCTCCCGGGCGCAAACTGGTCAGCGATATCACCTACGTTCACACCTGGGCCGGGTTACTTTATCTCGCAACCGTCATCGACTGCCACACCAAAGCTGTGGTCGGCTGGGCGATGGCCGACCACATGAAGACCTCTCTCATATCGGATGCACTCGATATGGCGGCCCGGAACATCGACCTCGCCGAAGGCTGCATATTTCATTCCGATCGCGGCAGTCAATACACGTCTCGGGAACTTCGTCGTAAGCTCGGCTCGTTGGGCCTGCGAGCTTCGGTCGGCCGCACCGGTGTCTGTTGGGACAATGCGATGGCTGAATCCTTCTTCGGCGCCCTCAAAAACGAACTCGTGCACCGAACTACGTTCCCAACACTCGCACATGCCCACCGAGCGATCGTTCGCTACATCGAGATGTTCTACAATCGAAAACGCCTCCACTCCGGACTCGGCTACAAGACCCCCGCAGAAGTCCACGCCGAGTACGAGGAGTTGCAGGCAGTGACATAA
- a CDS encoding transposase family protein, whose product MLVYPSAIDLSSASLQFLAGRLTVHRRQIGTRWRRLTAGRQALLVLAHLRCGDTYARLAAGFAIGIATVCRYVHEGIGVLAALAPTLQQAMKTAAGKAFVILDGTLLPIDRVAADRPYYSGKHKRHGMNVQVLADPFGRILWASPALPGAVHDIKAARTHSIIEALASCGVTCWADKGYQGAGGTVRVPYRGRWKHLSHGQQAVNRAHAKIRALGERAMATLKNWRLLRKLRCSTTRITHTAQAILTLTLNTTT is encoded by the coding sequence GTGCTTGTCTACCCGTCGGCGATCGATCTGTCCAGCGCGTCCCTGCAGTTCCTCGCCGGCCGCCTGACAGTCCATCGTCGGCAGATCGGGACGCGGTGGCGTCGGCTGACTGCAGGCCGACAGGCCCTTCTGGTCCTGGCGCACCTGCGCTGCGGGGACACCTATGCCCGCCTCGCAGCGGGCTTCGCGATCGGTATCGCCACCGTGTGCCGCTACGTCCACGAGGGCATCGGCGTCCTGGCCGCTCTTGCCCCGACGTTGCAGCAGGCGATGAAGACCGCGGCAGGCAAGGCTTTCGTGATCCTCGACGGGACACTACTCCCCATCGACCGCGTCGCCGCCGACCGCCCGTACTACTCCGGGAAACACAAGCGGCACGGCATGAACGTGCAAGTCCTCGCCGACCCCTTCGGCCGGATCCTATGGGCCTCACCCGCACTGCCAGGAGCCGTCCACGACATCAAAGCCGCCCGAACCCACAGCATCATCGAGGCTCTCGCCTCATGTGGCGTCACATGCTGGGCGGACAAGGGATACCAAGGCGCCGGCGGCACCGTCCGTGTCCCGTATCGCGGCCGTTGGAAGCACCTCTCCCACGGTCAGCAAGCCGTCAACCGTGCCCACGCAAAAATCCGCGCCCTCGGCGAACGCGCCATGGCCACCCTCAAGAACTGGCGTCTCCTCAGGAAGCTCCGCTGCAGCACCACCCGCATCACCCACACCGCCCAAGCCATCCTCACCCTGACCCTCAACACCACAACCTGA